The following proteins are encoded in a genomic region of Paenibacillus sp. FSL H3-0469:
- a CDS encoding prolyl oligopeptidase family serine peptidase gives MRLFEIAVIVVILAVTAGMIGPKKNRRLDTLMLLAVVIAVVLHGLLENYRIQMAPAYAAALGLLTILGFRLIKRARTGQPKRYAKLWKSLLLILVLLLSGLSVYAARLLPMFTLPEPTGKYAIGTIARELTDEQRDETLSAEEGGNRKLMVNVWYPADPDQTAGKPKEHYPSALGEAISLVFGLPKQLFSHVTHIPTHVTAGVQLSVQEARYPVLLFSPGIRSTRFQSMSIIEELVSHGYIVVGLDHPYTSAKVTYPDGASVNYVPDPKFDTSAELYSYNVNGIAIRAGDASFVLDTLTAWNTQDPNGLFQDRLDLSRAGIFGHSYGGATTAEALAQDKRFKAGVSLEGGFWGQVAHEGLTQPFMYMMTGTSAQHLAHPEANTDPLIYEEFTPDLKSVMSRSTRDTYYLTVDHFIHQSFTDIALLSPSLFANGLDPVHTVDLSRAYVRSFFDQYLLDEPQALLNGPSAEYPEVIFDTAYTHKRP, from the coding sequence ATGAGATTATTTGAGATTGCAGTCATAGTTGTGATTCTGGCTGTTACGGCAGGAATGATTGGCCCAAAGAAAAACCGGAGGCTGGATACCCTTATGCTGCTGGCTGTCGTTATAGCTGTGGTGCTACATGGGTTGCTGGAGAATTACCGCATCCAGATGGCTCCGGCCTACGCCGCAGCGCTGGGACTGTTGACCATACTAGGATTCAGACTTATAAAGCGTGCCCGGACGGGCCAGCCTAAACGGTATGCGAAGCTATGGAAGAGTCTCCTGCTTATCCTGGTCCTTCTTCTTTCAGGATTATCCGTCTATGCGGCCAGGCTGCTGCCCATGTTCACACTACCCGAGCCAACAGGGAAATATGCCATCGGGACGATTGCGCGGGAGCTTACCGATGAGCAGCGTGACGAGACACTAAGCGCTGAGGAAGGCGGCAATCGGAAGCTGATGGTAAATGTATGGTATCCGGCCGATCCTGACCAGACTGCAGGTAAGCCTAAGGAGCATTATCCCTCCGCACTGGGCGAAGCGATCAGTCTTGTATTCGGATTGCCGAAGCAGCTATTCAGCCATGTCACCCATATTCCTACACATGTTACAGCTGGAGTGCAGCTCTCGGTACAAGAAGCCCGCTATCCGGTCCTGCTGTTCTCGCCGGGGATCCGCTCCACCAGATTTCAGAGTATGTCAATTATCGAAGAACTGGTCAGTCACGGCTATATTGTCGTAGGGCTGGATCATCCTTATACCTCAGCCAAGGTCACTTACCCGGACGGTGCTTCGGTCAATTACGTGCCTGATCCGAAGTTTGATACTTCCGCAGAGCTCTACAGCTACAATGTGAACGGAATTGCCATCCGTGCAGGGGATGCCAGCTTTGTGCTGGACACCCTGACGGCTTGGAATACCCAAGACCCGAATGGATTATTCCAGGACAGGCTTGATCTCAGCCGTGCAGGAATCTTCGGCCATTCCTATGGCGGGGCTACAACCGCCGAAGCTTTAGCCCAGGACAAGCGCTTCAAGGCAGGTGTCAGTCTGGAGGGCGGGTTCTGGGGACAAGTTGCCCATGAAGGGCTGACGCAGCCTTTTATGTACATGATGACCGGAACGAGTGCGCAGCACCTTGCACATCCCGAAGCGAATACAGATCCCTTGATCTATGAAGAATTCACGCCGGATCTGAAGTCGGTCATGAGCCGCAGCACCAGGGATACCTATTATCTGACGGTGGATCATTTCATTCACCAGAGTTTTACGGATATAGCCCTGCTGTCACCCTCCTTATTCGCCAACGGTCTTGATCCGGTGCATACTGTAGATTTAAGCAGAGCCTATGTCCGGTCGTTCTTCGATCAGTATCTGCTAGATGAGCCGCAGGCGCTGCTAAACGGTCCGTCGGCCGAATACCCGGAAGTAATCTTTGACACGGCCTACACGCACAAGAGACCGTAG
- a CDS encoding GNAT family N-acetyltransferase, whose product MVTIEQIEIASLEALNTLYDELMGGRADPLKLENAFRTIREDERYVLLGAFVDGELLGSLMGIVCQDLVGDCRPFMVIENVVVSSRARRQGLGKKLMTAIEAIAHERDCYYIIFVSGEKRKEAHIFYEAMGYREEKVEGYRKHLSSH is encoded by the coding sequence ATGGTAACCATCGAACAAATCGAAATCGCATCACTCGAAGCATTGAACACACTCTACGATGAATTAATGGGCGGACGGGCGGACCCGTTGAAGCTGGAGAATGCCTTTCGGACAATCCGGGAGGATGAACGGTATGTGCTGCTGGGTGCTTTTGTGGACGGGGAATTGTTAGGCTCGCTGATGGGGATCGTCTGCCAGGACTTGGTGGGGGATTGCCGCCCGTTCATGGTCATAGAGAATGTGGTGGTATCTTCGCGCGCACGGCGGCAGGGGCTTGGCAAGAAGCTGATGACTGCGATCGAAGCGATTGCGCATGAACGGGACTGCTACTATATCATTTTCGTGTCGGGAGAGAAGCGGAAGGAAGCGCATATTTTCTATGAGGCGATGGGGTATAGAGAGGAGAAGGTCGAGGGGTACCGCAAGCATCTTAGCTCGCATTAG
- a CDS encoding response regulator transcription factor gives MNPICKVLIVDDEILVRQGIKYVLDWEQEGFQIVGEAANGREALNSLQTLQPHIIITDIVMPVMDGEELTRLVKRDYPATEVIVLSSFSEFHYVRSTFQHGVADYILKPKLEAGALLQVLKKTRERIPELSAAAASMEEAETRQPLDTLLGRMLSGYRLPPESEAEVKRQLPYKGFALLGWETLQPVPGGEALNRSSGNAAMNNSALSLSGNHAAISSSARTAYETASVTVTTAITGELDRRVPGLKQCVLPGAEPSGTTFMLINLEEAHWPQLLEAVHQLADTLAGQETEIRLTLSRRFSSLSELAAIQQESNERLQQCRFFRPEQILLNQLERPDQEAPLPKFNLTQFTEQLKRQQLTEAFGDLHQHVDALSRQNDGDVYQFKSFLSNIIFNITNQFSHLQELEEGKYGLFRAIDEAGTAEQAMQILDHYLTRIMELTSSATSAPGGNANMAKLLQYIEEHYAEPLTLTELARHFHFNPSYLSSLFTTHNREGFKEHLNTVRTGKAAELLRAGEAPIAEISSMVGYGDHSYFCKVFKKYTGLSPSGYRRQHYGQE, from the coding sequence ATGAATCCAATATGTAAGGTGCTGATTGTGGACGATGAAATCCTGGTCCGGCAAGGGATTAAGTATGTGCTGGATTGGGAACAGGAAGGATTTCAGATCGTGGGTGAAGCGGCCAACGGACGGGAAGCATTGAATTCGCTGCAGACCTTGCAGCCGCATATCATCATTACGGATATTGTCATGCCGGTGATGGATGGCGAGGAGTTAACCAGGCTGGTGAAGCGCGATTATCCGGCTACCGAGGTGATTGTGTTAAGCAGCTTCAGCGAGTTCCATTATGTGCGCTCGACGTTCCAGCATGGGGTGGCGGACTATATTCTGAAGCCGAAGCTGGAAGCCGGAGCCTTATTGCAGGTGTTAAAAAAGACCCGGGAACGCATCCCGGAACTGAGTGCCGCCGCAGCATCCATGGAGGAAGCAGAAACCCGGCAGCCGCTGGATACCCTGCTCGGCCGGATGCTATCCGGTTACCGGCTGCCGCCGGAGAGCGAAGCGGAGGTGAAGCGGCAGCTGCCGTATAAGGGCTTCGCGCTGCTGGGCTGGGAGACGCTACAGCCGGTACCGGGCGGCGAAGCCCTTAACCGTAGCTCCGGTAACGCTGCCATGAACAATAGCGCCCTTAGCCTTAGCGGCAATCATGCGGCCATAAGCAGCAGCGCCCGCACTGCATATGAGACGGCATCTGTCACCGTCACCACCGCAATTACCGGAGAACTGGACCGGAGAGTTCCGGGACTTAAGCAGTGCGTCCTTCCAGGCGCAGAGCCTTCGGGCACTACATTCATGCTGATTAATCTGGAGGAAGCCCATTGGCCGCAGTTGCTGGAGGCTGTACACCAGTTAGCCGATACGCTGGCTGGGCAAGAAACGGAAATACGGCTGACGCTCAGCCGGAGATTCAGCTCGCTCAGCGAGCTGGCGGCCATCCAGCAGGAGAGTAATGAGCGACTACAGCAGTGCCGGTTTTTCCGGCCGGAGCAGATCCTGCTCAACCAGCTGGAACGTCCAGATCAGGAGGCCCCGCTGCCCAAGTTCAATCTGACGCAGTTCACAGAACAGCTGAAGCGGCAGCAGCTTACGGAAGCGTTCGGTGATCTGCATCAGCATGTGGATGCGCTCAGCCGCCAGAATGACGGGGATGTGTATCAGTTCAAGTCCTTCCTCAGCAATATCATCTTCAATATTACGAATCAGTTCAGCCATCTGCAGGAGCTGGAGGAGGGGAAATACGGCCTGTTCCGGGCCATCGATGAAGCGGGTACTGCGGAGCAGGCTATGCAGATTCTGGATCATTATCTGACCCGGATCATGGAGCTGACTTCATCGGCAACGTCTGCACCGGGCGGCAATGCCAATATGGCGAAGCTGCTTCAGTACATAGAGGAGCATTATGCCGAGCCGCTGACCCTTACGGAGCTGGCCCGTCATTTTCATTTTAACCCATCCTATCTGTCCAGCCTGTTCACAACTCATAATCGCGAAGGCTTCAAGGAGCATCTCAACACGGTCCGCACGGGCAAGGCGGCAGAACTGCTGCGGGCTGGGGAAGCGCCTATAGCGGAGATTAGCAGTATGGTCGGGTACGGGGACCACAGCTATTTTTGCAAAGTGTTCAAGAAATACACCGGCTTGTCCCCGAGCGGCTACCGGCGTCAGCATTACGGGCAGGAGTAG
- a CDS encoding sensor histidine kinase, which translates to MRRYWERFKFHSLFIKIFIVMLISIIAVAIASSWTTVRMSEKLFMNTFSITNSKVISQIKSSFEAFHYSIVTATNNTQLSGTIRSFLSEEDSDSLRMLRTYYNMTTQMKKIQSTLDAYQVGIKIMGKNGRSYSTNTNNLLMSDRELQQHELTRNTLAEPKRLMYQFYEETVQDAPKKEAVIVGSKALMDRTSGDIYGTLYFTIHEKDFRSFYGSFVSTGNDVVILNKQGMIVSSNRSDLMGRQAGDLLQVASEIEEQQLAYRNIDFQGTDSILIADYLPSYDFYIVNLIDKQTALGQMVNGKMVVLFCSAIVAVALIVVFLIFRRLTRSLTLLTRQMSKITERNFHNYITVTGSFEFQELGHAYNYMLDELNEYVEKLVETQKEQRNAELAALQHQINPHFLYNTLASVNFLVQQGSQEKAVHTIHALISMLQNALSNVSESITVTQELENLKSYVFINHVRYGERIRVNFFVSPDCMEYQLPKLIIQPFIENAFFHAFTHKSGGYIHILISQDAGSLLCEVVDNGDGMDTGAADLPMPGLEGKRQLFTGIGIRNVHDRLVLMYGEEYGVTIKSAPGEGTAIRIRLPLMKK; encoded by the coding sequence ATGCGCAGATACTGGGAACGGTTCAAATTTCACAGCCTGTTCATCAAAATCTTCATCGTCATGCTCATCAGCATCATCGCCGTAGCCATCGCTTCCTCCTGGACAACCGTCCGCATGTCGGAGAAGCTGTTCATGAATACCTTCAGCATTACGAATTCCAAGGTGATCAGCCAGATTAAGTCGAGCTTTGAAGCGTTTCATTATTCGATCGTTACGGCTACCAATAATACTCAGCTAAGCGGCACGATCCGTTCCTTCTTGTCTGAGGAGGACTCGGACTCCCTGCGGATGCTGCGGACCTATTACAATATGACCACGCAGATGAAGAAGATTCAGTCCACGCTCGATGCCTACCAGGTCGGGATCAAAATCATGGGCAAAAACGGCCGCAGCTATTCCACCAATACGAACAATCTGCTAATGAGTGACCGGGAGCTGCAGCAGCATGAGCTGACACGGAATACTTTGGCTGAGCCGAAACGGCTGATGTATCAGTTCTATGAGGAGACGGTGCAGGATGCGCCGAAGAAGGAAGCAGTGATCGTGGGCAGCAAAGCGCTGATGGACAGGACTAGCGGCGATATATACGGGACGCTGTATTTTACCATTCATGAAAAGGATTTCCGCTCCTTCTACGGGAGCTTTGTCAGTACCGGGAACGATGTGGTGATTCTGAATAAGCAGGGGATGATTGTGTCCAGCAACCGGAGTGATCTGATGGGCCGGCAGGCAGGAGATCTATTGCAGGTGGCCAGTGAGATTGAGGAGCAGCAGCTTGCGTACCGGAACATTGATTTTCAGGGCACGGATTCGATTCTGATTGCGGATTACCTGCCGTCTTATGATTTCTATATTGTGAACCTGATCGATAAGCAGACGGCCCTCGGCCAGATGGTCAACGGTAAAATGGTCGTGCTGTTCTGCTCAGCCATCGTGGCCGTGGCCCTGATCGTGGTGTTCCTGATCTTCAGAAGGCTGACCCGCTCGCTCACGCTGCTTACCCGGCAGATGTCCAAGATCACCGAGCGTAACTTCCACAACTACATTACGGTTACGGGGAGCTTTGAATTTCAGGAGCTGGGCCATGCCTATAACTATATGCTGGACGAGCTGAATGAATATGTCGAGAAACTGGTGGAGACGCAGAAGGAGCAGCGGAATGCCGAGCTTGCGGCCTTGCAGCATCAGATTAACCCGCATTTTCTGTACAATACGCTGGCTTCGGTCAACTTCCTGGTGCAGCAGGGCAGCCAAGAGAAGGCGGTGCATACGATTCATGCCCTAATCTCGATGCTGCAGAATGCGCTGAGCAATGTCAGTGAGAGCATTACGGTGACGCAGGAGCTGGAGAATCTGAAGTCTTATGTGTTCATCAACCATGTGCGGTACGGCGAACGGATCAGGGTGAATTTCTTCGTCTCCCCGGACTGTATGGAATACCAGCTGCCGAAGCTGATTATTCAGCCGTTCATTGAGAATGCCTTCTTCCATGCGTTTACGCACAAAAGCGGCGGATATATCCATATCCTAATCTCCCAGGATGCCGGGTCCCTGCTCTGCGAGGTGGTGGACAACGGGGACGGGATGGATACTGGTGCGGCTGATCTGCCTATGCCCGGCCTTGAGGGAAAGCGCCAGCTGTTCACCGGAATCGGTATCCGCAATGTGCATGACCGGCTGGTGCTGATGTACGGCGAAGAATATGGAGTCACGATTAAGAGTGCGCCTGGAGAGGGGACTGCCATCCGAATCCGCCTGCCGCTGATGAAGAAGTGA
- a CDS encoding NAD-dependent malic enzyme: MSIATTMIIRLEIRKAEASFGDVASRLAAAGGDIVAIDVIRGGKDVTTRDLTVNVQDAANEEIISVLKNMPGIKVINVSDRTFLAHLGGKIEVTPKMPIKNREDLSLVYTPGVARVCTAIAEDPSKAYSLTMKRNTVAVVTDGTAVLGLGDIGPEAAMPVMEGKAMLFKQLADIDGFPLCLDTKDPEEIIQIVKAVAPGFGGINLEDISSPRCFEIERRLSAELDIPVFHDDQHGTAVVALAGLLNALQVVEKSIADSRIVVVGIGAAGVSICRLLLAAGAKHLYAVDKEGILNRNESYTNAEWSWLAEATNTENLSGGLDEAVRGADVFIGVSRGGILQVSHLQSMAQDSIVFAMANPTPEIEPDLAEPYVRVLATGRSDYPNQINNVLCFPGIFRGALDCRAKTVNLEMKLAAAQAIASVVHPDERNEQYIIPSIFNEKVVEQVRLAVIKAAIATGIARRIPPDVS, translated from the coding sequence ATGTCCATTGCAACAACGATGATTATCCGGCTTGAAATCCGTAAGGCAGAAGCTTCTTTTGGCGATGTGGCGTCCAGGCTGGCAGCAGCCGGCGGCGATATTGTAGCGATTGACGTGATCCGTGGCGGCAAGGATGTGACGACCCGTGACCTGACCGTGAATGTGCAGGATGCGGCGAATGAAGAGATTATCAGCGTGCTGAAGAATATGCCTGGAATCAAAGTCATCAATGTCTCCGACCGTACCTTCCTGGCCCATCTCGGCGGCAAAATCGAGGTTACCCCGAAGATGCCGATCAAGAACCGCGAGGATCTGTCGCTGGTGTATACCCCAGGCGTGGCCCGTGTCTGTACGGCGATTGCCGAAGATCCGTCCAAGGCGTATTCCCTGACGATGAAAAGAAATACGGTAGCTGTCGTCACCGACGGCACCGCTGTGCTGGGGCTTGGCGATATCGGACCAGAGGCGGCGATGCCGGTGATGGAAGGTAAGGCCATGCTGTTCAAGCAGCTGGCGGATATTGACGGGTTCCCGCTATGTCTGGACACTAAGGACCCGGAAGAAATCATTCAGATTGTGAAAGCGGTTGCTCCCGGCTTCGGGGGCATTAATCTGGAGGACATCAGCTCTCCGCGCTGCTTTGAGATTGAACGCCGGCTATCAGCGGAGCTGGATATTCCAGTCTTCCATGATGATCAGCACGGAACGGCCGTAGTTGCGCTGGCCGGTCTGTTGAACGCTCTCCAAGTCGTGGAAAAGTCGATTGCAGACTCCAGAATCGTAGTCGTCGGCATCGGTGCGGCAGGCGTATCGATTTGCCGTCTGCTGCTGGCGGCAGGTGCCAAGCATCTCTATGCGGTAGACAAGGAGGGGATACTGAACCGGAACGAATCCTACACCAATGCCGAATGGAGCTGGCTGGCCGAAGCCACGAATACTGAGAATCTGAGCGGAGGACTGGATGAGGCGGTGCGCGGAGCAGATGTCTTCATCGGTGTATCCAGAGGAGGGATTTTGCAGGTTAGCCATTTACAGAGCATGGCCCAGGACAGCATCGTGTTCGCTATGGCTAATCCGACCCCGGAGATTGAACCGGATCTGGCCGAGCCTTACGTCCGGGTGCTGGCAACCGGCAGAAGCGATTACCCTAACCAGATTAATAACGTGCTGTGTTTTCCGGGGATTTTCCGCGGGGCGCTGGACTGCCGGGCCAAGACGGTGAATCTGGAGATGAAGCTCGCAGCGGCGCAGGCCATTGCATCGGTGGTTCACCCGGATGAGCGGAATGAGCAGTATATTATTCCGAGTATTTTCAACGAGAAGGTTGTAGAGCAGGTACGTCTGGCTGTAATTAAGGCCGCCATAGCGACCGGCATCGCCCGGCGCATCCCGCCGGATGTGAGCTGA
- a CDS encoding alpha/beta hydrolase, giving the protein MIEGKLISVGNHKLYHSIMGEDKGLPPVVLEHGCGSSALFWSLVAPEVAKVTQVIVYDRAGYGWSEPGPFPRTNEQCVTELYELLQQSGMKSPYLLVGHSYGGLNVRLFTGKYPGLVAGVVLVDSMHEDEVTARFPEEHVKGQILAARFYRALNLLSRTGLLKVLSALRSFPGFSATIKPFSKQTQELLWRLSFQKKTIAAMHSEFSNVQAGYEQVRELMQTDIPLTVIKSEIVNDFYPGTSEDTKRTIREKLWEVANELNRIISWGKFFWKKIAGVFIYSMRAIGAGEFTLRSEHCVNGLLQVYLYYRMMMYFEGAFADSQQKPLPPFRQKGPVQKNVVAPAGRIRVLCFAYPFGCRSESA; this is encoded by the coding sequence ATGATTGAGGGGAAACTTATAAGTGTAGGAAATCATAAGTTGTATCACAGTATTATGGGTGAGGACAAAGGCTTGCCTCCAGTAGTGTTGGAGCATGGCTGTGGTTCTTCTGCATTGTTCTGGTCACTTGTTGCTCCTGAGGTTGCTAAGGTCACACAAGTTATCGTATATGATCGTGCGGGCTATGGCTGGAGTGAGCCAGGACCGTTTCCGCGTACCAATGAGCAGTGCGTAACTGAGTTGTATGAGCTATTGCAGCAATCTGGAATGAAAAGTCCCTATTTATTGGTCGGTCATTCCTATGGCGGATTAAATGTAAGGCTGTTTACCGGGAAATATCCCGGTCTGGTGGCGGGAGTAGTGCTGGTAGATTCGATGCATGAGGATGAAGTTACAGCGCGGTTTCCGGAAGAGCATGTGAAGGGGCAGATTTTGGCGGCGAGGTTCTATCGGGCCCTGAATTTGCTATCCAGAACTGGATTGTTAAAGGTCTTGTCCGCGTTAAGAAGCTTCCCCGGTTTTTCAGCTACCATTAAGCCTTTTTCGAAGCAGACGCAAGAGTTGTTATGGAGATTATCCTTTCAAAAAAAGACTATAGCGGCCATGCACAGCGAGTTCTCTAATGTTCAGGCCGGCTATGAGCAGGTTAGGGAACTGATGCAAACCGATATTCCATTGACCGTTATCAAATCGGAAATAGTCAATGACTTCTATCCGGGGACTTCAGAAGATACGAAGCGGACCATAAGAGAGAAGCTGTGGGAAGTGGCAAATGAGCTGAACCGTATCATAAGTTGGGGCAAGTTTTTTTGGAAAAAAATAGCAGGAGTCTTTATTTACAGCATGAGGGCCATTGGAGCAGGGGAGTTCACGCTCCGGTCGGAACATTGCGTAAACGGGCTCCTGCAAGTTTATTTGTACTATAGAATGATGATGTACTTCGAAGGGGCTTTTGCCGATTCACAGCAAAAGCCCCTTCCGCCGTTTCGGCAGAAGGGGCCAGTTCAAAAAAATGTTGTTGCACCTGCAGGTAGAATTCGAGTTCTATGCTTCGCATATCCTTTTGGATGCCGAAGTGAATCTGCCTGA
- a CDS encoding acryloyl-CoA reductase: MTKPFQALVVDKTEPFSVEIRPVSLEELPAGEVLIKVAYSSVNYKDGLASIPNGNIVRNYPFIPGIDLSGTVVSSKDSRFREGQSVIATSYGIGVSHFGGFSEYARIPADWVVELPEGLTLREAMIYGTAGFTAALSVQALEAQGMTPDQGKVLVTGATGGVGGAATAILAKLGYQVTASTGRTAEAGYLQALGAAEVISREEVAGSAVKPLDKQLWQAAVDSVGGAPLAAVLSKIAYGGAVAASGLTAGTAVPTTVLPFILRGVSLLGIDSVACPMEKRAQLWQRMAGDMKPAVLDTLVDREISLTELPLALQDILQSGTRGRVLVRLS; encoded by the coding sequence ATGACGAAGCCTTTTCAAGCATTGGTAGTGGACAAGACAGAACCATTCTCCGTTGAGATCAGACCGGTATCCCTGGAGGAACTGCCCGCTGGTGAAGTGTTAATTAAGGTAGCTTATTCCAGTGTAAACTATAAAGACGGGCTGGCAAGCATCCCGAATGGGAATATTGTGCGAAATTATCCGTTCATTCCGGGGATTGACCTGTCAGGAACGGTAGTCTCATCGAAGGACAGCCGTTTCCGCGAAGGCCAGTCTGTCATTGCCACCAGCTATGGGATCGGCGTTTCCCACTTCGGCGGCTTCAGCGAATACGCCCGCATCCCTGCGGATTGGGTTGTTGAACTCCCGGAGGGCTTGACGCTGCGGGAAGCGATGATCTACGGCACGGCCGGATTCACGGCGGCGCTGTCTGTGCAAGCGCTGGAAGCACAAGGCATGACCCCTGACCAGGGAAAAGTGCTCGTTACCGGTGCCACCGGCGGTGTCGGAGGTGCGGCGACCGCTATCCTGGCGAAGCTGGGCTATCAGGTCACTGCCAGTACCGGCAGAACGGCTGAAGCCGGATATCTGCAGGCGCTGGGTGCTGCTGAGGTCATCTCCCGCGAAGAGGTCGCGGGCAGTGCGGTGAAGCCGCTGGACAAGCAGCTCTGGCAGGCTGCCGTAGATTCAGTCGGAGGTGCCCCGCTGGCTGCTGTCCTGAGCAAAATCGCCTACGGCGGCGCAGTGGCCGCAAGCGGCTTAACCGCAGGCACGGCTGTCCCGACCACCGTCCTGCCGTTTATCCTGCGCGGAGTCAGTCTGCTCGGCATCGATTCCGTAGCTTGCCCTATGGAGAAACGGGCCCAGCTCTGGCAGCGCATGGCAGGCGACATGAAGCCTGCGGTGCTGGATACGCTGGTGGACCGTGAGATTTCTCTGACTGAGCTGCCATTGGCACTTCAGGATATTCTCCAGTCGGGCACCCGTGGCCGCGTGCTTGTCCGCTTATCCTAG
- a CDS encoding AAA family ATPase, with product MYRRIHIMGASGAGTTTLGKALAARLPHVQLDSDDYFWEQKYTKQSVVAERLNKLQADMAQHEPWILSGAVCGWGDSLRDTFDLVIFLWIPEQVRLDRLRAREYERYGDEGLPGGDKYEDVQEFMAWAAQYDTAGPEVRSRTLHEDWMAGINGDLLRLEGDFTVEERVEAVLQFLSRSS from the coding sequence ATGTACCGCAGAATTCATATTATGGGAGCTTCCGGGGCGGGAACAACTACCTTGGGCAAGGCGCTGGCGGCGAGGCTTCCGCATGTTCAATTGGACAGTGACGATTATTTCTGGGAGCAGAAGTATACGAAGCAAAGTGTTGTGGCAGAGCGTCTGAACAAATTGCAGGCAGATATGGCGCAGCATGAGCCATGGATTCTGTCCGGTGCGGTTTGCGGCTGGGGGGATTCGCTGCGGGATACCTTCGATCTGGTGATTTTCCTGTGGATTCCTGAGCAGGTACGTCTGGATCGGCTGCGGGCGAGGGAGTATGAACGATACGGTGATGAGGGTCTGCCGGGCGGAGATAAATATGAGGATGTACAGGAATTTATGGCTTGGGCGGCGCAGTACGATACGGCAGGACCTGAGGTCCGCAGCCGCACGCTGCATGAGGATTGGATGGCTGGGATAAACGGTGATCTGTTGCGGCTGGAAGGGGATTTTACAGTGGAGGAGCGGGTGGAGGCAGTACTGCAATTCCTATCCCGTTCAAGCTAA
- a CDS encoding extracellular solute-binding protein: MKKGFALVLICLLLLTACSSNSGSKNSGNTAADTGKTENTTATEPAQAKEITIWAWDPAFNIAALEVAKAEYAKTNPDVKINIVEYAQADIIQKLNTGLNSGTTKGLPNIVLIEDYRSQSFLQSYKDSFYDLSSSIKGTDFADYKSGPTSLDGKQYGIPFDSGVTGLYLRTDYLEQAGYKLADLQDIDWKQYIEIGKAVKEKTGKALITLDPNDLGLIRVMIQSAGEWYLKEDGKTPNIAGNAPLKEAFETYKELTESNVAKVHADWSQFVAALNSGDVASVPTGNWITPSITAEASQSGKWGIAPLPKLTVNKSVHASNLGGSSWYVMNVDGKETAADFMAKTFGSNVEMYQKLLTDIGVIGTFKAAAGGEAYSQANEFFSGQKIVSDFAAWTEQIPSVNYGINTYAIEDILIVEMQNYLNGKDIDSVLSDAQAQAESQIK, translated from the coding sequence ATGAAAAAAGGCTTTGCGTTAGTCCTGATTTGCCTGCTGCTGCTTACGGCCTGCAGCTCGAACTCCGGGTCCAAGAATTCCGGCAACACTGCTGCGGACACGGGAAAGACAGAGAATACAACAGCTACAGAGCCTGCACAGGCGAAGGAAATTACGATTTGGGCTTGGGACCCTGCATTCAACATCGCCGCGCTGGAAGTGGCCAAAGCAGAATATGCCAAGACAAATCCTGACGTGAAAATAAACATTGTGGAATATGCCCAAGCGGATATTATCCAGAAGCTGAACACGGGACTGAATTCCGGAACCACCAAGGGTCTGCCGAACATCGTGCTGATTGAGGATTACCGTTCCCAGAGCTTCCTGCAATCGTATAAGGATTCCTTCTACGATCTGAGCAGCTCGATCAAGGGCACCGACTTCGCGGATTACAAAAGCGGACCGACCAGCCTGGACGGCAAGCAGTATGGGATTCCTTTTGACTCCGGCGTGACCGGCCTCTATCTTAGAACCGACTATCTGGAGCAGGCAGGCTACAAGCTGGCCGATCTGCAGGATATCGACTGGAAGCAATATATTGAAATCGGCAAAGCGGTGAAAGAGAAGACCGGCAAAGCGCTGATTACCCTGGACCCGAACGACCTCGGCCTGATCCGGGTGATGATTCAATCCGCAGGCGAGTGGTACCTGAAGGAAGATGGCAAGACGCCGAATATCGCGGGAAATGCACCGCTTAAGGAAGCTTTTGAAACCTATAAGGAGCTGACCGAATCGAACGTAGCCAAGGTGCATGCAGACTGGAGCCAGTTCGTGGCTGCCCTGAACAGCGGTGATGTCGCCTCCGTGCCGACAGGCAACTGGATTACCCCTTCGATTACGGCTGAAGCGTCACAATCCGGCAAGTGGGGCATTGCACCGCTTCCGAAGCTGACGGTGAACAAATCCGTTCATGCCTCGAACCTGGGCGGAAGCTCCTGGTATGTGATGAATGTGGATGGTAAGGAGACGGCAGCAGACTTCATGGCAAAGACCTTCGGCTCGAATGTGGAAATGTACCAGAAGCTGCTGACGGACATCGGTGTCATTGGGACCTTCAAAGCGGCTGCGGGCGGAGAAGCTTACAGCCAGGCCAATGAATTCTTCAGCGGCCAGAAGATTGTATCGGATTTCGCCGCCTGGACGGAGCAGATCCCAAGTGTCAATTACGGAATCAACACGTATGCGATTGAAGACATCCTGATTGTAGAGATGCAGAATTATCTGAACGGCAAGGATATTGACAGCGTGCTGAGCGATGCCCAGGCCCAGGCCGAGTCACAGATTAAATAG